A stretch of Rhodoferax potami DNA encodes these proteins:
- a CDS encoding UDP-N-acetylmuramoyl-tripeptide--D-alanyl-D-alanine ligase: MSLFMTLADAARLLPGAHLIGNSTAGIARVHTDTRTIEPGDLFVALKGERFDANAMLHEAQAQGAAAVLCHAGLPASAYPVGLPRLEVPDTKQALGALAAAWRAQFQIPLIAVTGSNGKTTVTQMVASILRSYAPDGAALATVGNFNNDIGVPLTLMRLRSAHRIAVVELGMNHPGEIASLAAMARPTVALVNNAQREHLEFMHTIDAVARENGSVLSALPGDGVAVFPADDEFAPLWRGLAAGRSVTGFSAASTGAEVVLQHANWQDGAWQVQAHSPQGMLQFRLTIAGRHNVKNSLAAAACALSAGVPVASVQQGLEAFLPVKGRCRALQVRHGASDFTLVDDTYNANPDSMRAAIDVLADLPGPRLLVIGDMGEVGEQGPAFHAEAGRYARAAGIEHVLALGEASAFAVQELPSARHFATVEGLLQAAHALVPDVASVLVKGSRFMRMERVVEALSAPSAPEVVSDAA, encoded by the coding sequence ATGAGCCTGTTCATGACGCTGGCGGATGCCGCGCGCTTGTTGCCTGGTGCCCACTTGATAGGCAATAGCACGGCTGGCATTGCCCGGGTCCATACCGATACCCGCACCATTGAGCCGGGCGATCTGTTCGTCGCGCTCAAGGGCGAGCGTTTTGACGCCAACGCCATGTTGCACGAGGCGCAGGCCCAAGGTGCAGCCGCCGTGTTGTGCCATGCCGGTCTACCCGCGTCGGCCTACCCCGTAGGGCTTCCGCGACTCGAAGTGCCTGACACCAAGCAGGCATTGGGCGCACTCGCTGCTGCATGGCGCGCGCAGTTTCAGATTCCCCTGATCGCAGTCACCGGCAGTAACGGGAAAACCACCGTGACCCAGATGGTCGCGAGCATCTTGCGTTCCTATGCGCCGGATGGCGCCGCATTGGCCACGGTGGGCAATTTCAATAACGACATCGGAGTCCCACTGACCCTGATGCGCTTGCGCTCCGCCCACCGCATCGCCGTGGTCGAGTTGGGCATGAACCATCCCGGCGAAATCGCTAGCCTTGCGGCTATGGCTCGCCCGACGGTGGCGCTGGTCAACAACGCGCAGCGGGAGCACCTGGAGTTCATGCACACCATCGACGCCGTTGCGCGCGAGAACGGCAGTGTGCTGTCCGCCTTGCCGGGCGACGGCGTTGCCGTGTTTCCTGCAGATGACGAATTTGCTCCCCTGTGGCGTGGGCTGGCCGCAGGCCGCTCCGTTACCGGTTTTTCCGCCGCGTCGACTGGCGCTGAGGTGGTCTTGCAACATGCCAATTGGCAGGACGGCGCTTGGCAGGTACAGGCCCACAGCCCGCAGGGCATGCTGCAGTTCCGCTTGACTATCGCTGGCCGTCACAACGTCAAGAACTCGCTGGCTGCCGCCGCCTGTGCGTTGTCCGCAGGCGTGCCGGTCGCGTCGGTTCAACAAGGCTTGGAGGCCTTTTTGCCTGTTAAAGGCCGCTGCCGCGCCCTGCAGGTTCGGCATGGTGCCAGCGATTTCACCCTGGTAGACGACACCTACAACGCCAACCCCGATTCCATGCGGGCCGCCATTGATGTGCTGGCCGATTTGCCCGGCCCCCGTTTGTTGGTGATCGGCGATATGGGCGAGGTCGGTGAACAAGGCCCGGCTTTTCATGCCGAGGCAGGCCGCTATGCGCGGGCTGCAGGCATAGAGCATGTGCTGGCTTTGGGCGAGGCCAGTGCCTTCGCGGTGCAAGAGCTGCCCTCTGCGCGCCATTTCGCGACCGTGGAAGGTTTACTCCAAGCCGCGCACGCATTGGTGCCGGACGTGGCCAGCGTATTGGTTAAAGGCTCGCGCTTTATGCGCATGGAGCGTGTGGTGGAGGCTTTGTCGGCCCCATCTGCGCCGGAGGTGGTATCCGATGCCGCTTGA
- the hslU gene encoding ATP-dependent protease ATPase subunit HslU: protein MQTLTPRGIVAELDKHIVGQAQAKRAVAIALRNRWRRQMVEGDLRHEITPKNILMIGPTGVGKTEIARRLAKLADAPFIKVEATKFTEVGYVGKDVDAIIRDLAEIAVKQVREQEKRKVARRAEDAAEERILDILVPPPRFDAGATSTADAPESSTRQAFRKKLREGQLDDREIELDLAMQTPNLEVMGPAGMEEMTEQLRGLFGQMGQGKKQTRKLRIAEAAKLLAEEEAAKLVNEDHIKTQAIQTLEQNGIVFIDEIDKVTSRGEGNGGEVSRQGVQRDLLPLVEGTTVTTKYGMVKTDHILFVASGAFHLSKPSDLIPELQGRFPIRVELQSLSVQDFEAILTQTHASLIKQYQALLATESVSLEFTVDGITRLAQIAFDVNERTENIGARRLATVMERLLDDVSFDAGDLGGQTIQIDARYVDERLGALSQDEDLSRFIL, encoded by the coding sequence ATGCAGACGCTCACTCCCCGCGGCATCGTTGCCGAGTTAGATAAACACATTGTTGGCCAAGCGCAGGCGAAACGTGCGGTTGCGATCGCATTGCGCAATCGTTGGCGCCGGCAGATGGTCGAGGGCGATTTGCGTCATGAAATTACGCCTAAGAATATTTTGATGATCGGCCCTACCGGCGTTGGTAAAACAGAGATTGCGCGACGCCTAGCAAAGCTGGCCGATGCGCCGTTCATCAAAGTGGAGGCGACCAAGTTCACCGAGGTTGGTTATGTGGGCAAAGACGTGGATGCCATCATTCGCGATCTGGCAGAAATCGCCGTAAAGCAGGTTCGGGAGCAAGAGAAGCGCAAAGTTGCCCGCCGGGCTGAAGACGCTGCCGAAGAGCGCATTTTGGATATCCTGGTGCCACCTCCGCGGTTCGATGCCGGCGCCACATCAACAGCCGACGCCCCCGAGAGCTCCACGCGCCAAGCGTTTCGCAAGAAGCTGCGCGAGGGACAGCTCGATGATCGTGAGATTGAGTTAGACCTCGCCATGCAAACGCCGAACTTGGAAGTCATGGGGCCTGCGGGCATGGAAGAGATGACCGAGCAGCTTCGCGGGCTCTTTGGTCAAATGGGCCAAGGCAAGAAGCAAACCCGCAAATTGCGGATTGCAGAGGCCGCCAAACTACTGGCTGAGGAAGAGGCTGCCAAGCTGGTCAACGAAGACCACATCAAAACCCAGGCGATCCAAACCCTGGAGCAAAACGGCATTGTTTTTATTGATGAAATTGACAAGGTGACCTCCCGCGGCGAAGGCAATGGGGGTGAGGTTTCCAGGCAAGGTGTTCAGCGTGATTTGCTCCCCTTGGTCGAAGGAACCACGGTCACCACCAAGTACGGCATGGTGAAGACGGACCATATTTTGTTCGTCGCATCGGGCGCCTTCCATTTGAGCAAGCCGAGCGATCTGATTCCTGAATTGCAAGGACGCTTCCCGATCCGCGTGGAATTACAGTCTTTGTCTGTTCAAGATTTTGAAGCGATCTTGACCCAAACCCATGCATCGTTGATCAAGCAATACCAAGCTTTGCTGGCCACCGAGTCTGTATCGCTGGAGTTCACGGTGGATGGAATTACCCGGCTTGCGCAAATCGCGTTCGATGTGAACGAGCGAACCGAAAACATCGGTGCTCGCCGCTTGGCGACGGTGATGGAGCGTTTGCTGGATGATGTGAGTTTCGATGCGGGAGACCTGGGTGGCCAAACCATCCAGATCGATGCCCGCTACGTGGATGAGCGTCTCGGGGCGCTGAGTCAGGACGAAGACTTGTCCCGATTTATTCTGTGA
- the rsmH gene encoding 16S rRNA (cytosine(1402)-N(4))-methyltransferase RsmH: MEAPRIHTTVLLNEAVDALFSDGGTPFAAAAQATYVDATFGRGGHSRLILSRLDADGRLIAFDRDPEAVAQAALIDDARFSIRHEGFSNLGVLAGGSVGGILMDLGVSSPQIDSPERGFSFRFEGPLDMRMDTTRGESVAQWLETAEINQITEVIREYGEERFAGAIAKAIVARRQERGAISTTSELAQLVADTVKTREPGQNPATRTFQAFRIFINAELEELQQALEASLEVLEPGGRLAVISFHSLEDRIVKQFIAKHSKDEYDRRAPFAAPKVMKLKALGRIKPSAEEVAANPRSRSAILRVAQRMPA; this comes from the coding sequence GTGGAAGCTCCCCGGATCCATACCACCGTGTTGTTGAACGAAGCGGTTGATGCCTTGTTCAGTGACGGCGGCACCCCATTTGCCGCAGCGGCCCAAGCCACCTATGTCGACGCCACGTTCGGTCGTGGTGGCCACTCTCGGCTTATTTTGTCGCGCCTGGACGCTGATGGGCGCTTGATTGCGTTCGATCGCGACCCGGAGGCTGTGGCACAAGCAGCGCTGATCGACGATGCCCGCTTCTCTATCCGTCACGAAGGATTTTCCAATCTTGGGGTTCTGGCCGGCGGCAGTGTGGGCGGAATTCTGATGGATCTGGGGGTCAGCTCCCCCCAGATTGACAGCCCGGAGCGGGGCTTCAGCTTCCGCTTTGAAGGTCCTTTGGATATGCGCATGGACACCACGCGCGGAGAGAGTGTTGCCCAGTGGCTGGAGACAGCCGAGATCAATCAAATCACGGAGGTGATACGTGAATACGGTGAAGAACGGTTTGCTGGGGCAATTGCAAAGGCGATTGTTGCTCGCCGACAGGAACGGGGGGCAATTTCAACCACCTCCGAGCTGGCCCAACTCGTGGCTGACACGGTCAAAACCCGCGAGCCGGGCCAGAACCCTGCAACGCGCACATTTCAGGCTTTTCGGATTTTCATCAACGCCGAGCTTGAGGAGTTGCAACAAGCGCTAGAAGCCAGTCTCGAGGTGCTGGAGCCCGGAGGGCGGCTGGCGGTGATCAGCTTTCATTCGCTGGAAGACCGGATCGTCAAGCAATTTATTGCCAAACACTCGAAAGATGAATATGACCGGCGTGCCCCTTTTGCCGCACCTAAGGTCATGAAGCTCAAGGCGCTTGGGCGTATCAAGCCGTCGGCTGAGGAGGTCGCTGCAAATCCTCGCTCCCGCAGCGCCATTCTGCGCGTTGCGCAGAGGATGCCCGCATGA
- the ftsL gene encoding cell division protein FtsL, producing MIRINLVLLLAVVISALYLVGVQYESRRLFTELDKARADSRRLETEFGRLQVAKREQATSARVQQLARDKLQMRQVTPAITSYVTYTAPATKAAAEASVPTKGAE from the coding sequence ATGATCCGCATCAACCTCGTGCTGTTGTTGGCGGTCGTGATCAGCGCCCTGTACCTGGTCGGCGTGCAATACGAGTCCCGCCGCCTGTTCACTGAGTTGGACAAGGCGCGTGCTGATTCGCGTCGCCTTGAGACGGAGTTCGGACGCTTGCAGGTGGCCAAGCGTGAGCAGGCCACTTCTGCCCGTGTGCAGCAGCTCGCACGCGACAAGCTCCAGATGCGCCAGGTGACACCTGCCATCACCAGCTATGTGACCTACACCGCACCGGCGACCAAAGCCGCTGCCGAAGCCTCTGTGCCTACGAAAGGTGCCGAGTGA
- a CDS encoding STAS domain-containing protein produces MPIMRGVPDQPGAGAPQTEYAATQMGQPTEPMFAPPASKAPGSKPSFARATESSDLSFTTSKLLALEVSDAAADPELEEAAIRFANGDDHGAESSLISALRRGVADASTAFNWAAALMDLYRATQNRERFDWAVVEFAHLWDERVPRWDVVQLNTAFGAETTLAAPFGPEPVAGEYVEADPMWSCPQFLDVQGMEALRLVLSTQPMPWTLDWTALERIDAPAMPLLSGLFASLCDEPVSLRFAGASQLLTALQFLTPSANRSVDSAWWIVRLNVLRALQCLDDFELVALDYCITYEVSPPAWAPARCDYSAVHFRSAHAASADFVSTSPMGVGSVTLTSQELRGVVAGDTTALLAGLDSARDQSNNIVISCRFLVRVDFSAAGTILNWVVSRQAEGCMVQFQDVHRLVAAFFNVIGISEHARVVPRDL; encoded by the coding sequence TTGCCCATCATGCGCGGAGTACCGGATCAGCCGGGAGCAGGCGCGCCGCAAACGGAATACGCGGCCACGCAAATGGGCCAGCCGACGGAGCCAATGTTTGCGCCGCCGGCGTCCAAGGCGCCTGGGAGCAAGCCTTCATTCGCCCGAGCCACAGAGTCCTCTGATCTCTCGTTCACGACTTCCAAGCTGCTGGCTTTAGAAGTCTCCGATGCGGCGGCTGACCCTGAACTGGAGGAAGCCGCCATCCGCTTTGCCAATGGCGACGACCACGGCGCGGAAAGTAGCCTGATCAGCGCGCTGCGACGCGGTGTGGCGGATGCGTCGACGGCGTTTAACTGGGCAGCTGCCTTGATGGACCTTTACCGAGCCACTCAAAATCGTGAGCGTTTTGATTGGGCTGTCGTAGAGTTTGCGCACCTGTGGGATGAGCGGGTGCCTCGTTGGGATGTTGTTCAACTCAACACGGCGTTCGGCGCGGAAACGACGTTGGCGGCGCCTTTTGGGCCAGAGCCAGTGGCTGGAGAGTACGTCGAAGCGGATCCGATGTGGTCCTGCCCCCAGTTTTTGGACGTCCAAGGAATGGAGGCTTTGCGCCTAGTACTGTCGACTCAGCCGATGCCATGGACTTTGGACTGGACTGCTCTTGAGCGTATCGATGCCCCTGCGATGCCTTTGCTTTCTGGCTTGTTTGCCAGTTTGTGCGACGAGCCCGTCTCGTTGCGGTTCGCCGGTGCATCGCAATTGTTGACAGCGCTGCAATTCTTGACGCCTTCCGCCAATCGCAGTGTTGATTCCGCATGGTGGATTGTTCGTTTAAACGTCCTCCGAGCCTTGCAATGTCTTGACGATTTTGAGCTGGTGGCGTTGGACTATTGCATTACCTATGAGGTTTCTCCCCCTGCATGGGCCCCGGCGCGCTGTGATTATTCAGCCGTTCATTTCCGCTCCGCTCATGCAGCTTCCGCCGATTTCGTTTCTACTTCGCCGATGGGTGTTGGTTCTGTCACCCTGACCAGCCAAGAGCTGCGCGGGGTCGTTGCCGGCGATACAACGGCGCTATTGGCGGGGCTGGACAGCGCACGCGACCAGTCGAACAACATTGTGATTTCTTGTCGATTTTTGGTCCGGGTCGACTTCTCTGCAGCAGGAACGATCTTGAACTGGGTCGTTTCGCGTCAGGCGGAGGGCTGTATGGTGCAGTTTCAAGATGTGCATCGCTTGGTCGCCGCATTTTTCAATGTGATTGGCATCAGCGAACACGCACGCGTTGTGCCACGCGACCTTTAA
- a CDS encoding peptidoglycan D,D-transpeptidase FtsI family protein — MTRRGIQYTSSPLLASRTPVWRSKFVVGAIALGFTGLVARAAYIQVYANDFFIKQGEVRFARTIDLPADRGRILDRNGLILGSSVPAPSIWAIPEDVDLEKGQLSQLAKLLDMPVAELSKKLADEDKTFVWIKRQVDADIAKKIAELNIKGIYQRKEYKRQYPEGEAAAHIVGFTNVEDNGQEGVELMFNKELLGRAGMRHVIKDRLGRAVENVGEVVPPVPGRDLQLSIDSKVQFFAYQKLRDAVTTHKAKAGSVVVLDAITGEVLALANYPSYTPDKRKNLTGEQLRNRALTDTFEPGSVMKPFTVGLALETGRVKPTTMIDTAPGTITITGATIRDSHPHGMLTVEQVLQVSSNVGTTKLAMQMPASEMWQTFSQAGFGQKPQVEFPGVVSGRLRPYKSWRPIEQATVSYGYGMSASLFQMVRSYTVFSHGGQIIPATLLKTTTPAVGVQVFSEQTAARVRHMLKMAAGPGGTAPKAQTIGYSVGGKSGTAYKQIGKGYGSDGNRKYRSWFVGMAPIEEPRIIVGVMLDEPSAGKYYGGEVAAPVFSETVQQTLRMLGVQPDIAVQPHIQASAVEESF; from the coding sequence GTGACACGCCGGGGCATCCAGTACACCTCCAGCCCCTTGCTGGCCAGCCGCACCCCTGTGTGGCGCAGCAAGTTTGTGGTGGGCGCCATTGCTTTGGGCTTTACCGGGTTGGTGGCCCGGGCGGCTTACATCCAGGTGTATGCAAATGATTTTTTTATTAAGCAAGGCGAAGTGCGCTTTGCCCGGACGATCGATCTCCCCGCGGATCGCGGCCGCATTCTGGACCGCAATGGATTGATCCTGGGGTCCAGCGTACCCGCGCCCAGCATCTGGGCTATCCCTGAGGATGTCGATCTCGAAAAAGGCCAGCTCTCGCAGCTGGCCAAGTTGTTGGATATGCCCGTGGCGGAGCTGTCCAAAAAGCTGGCTGACGAAGACAAAACGTTTGTCTGGATCAAGCGGCAGGTCGATGCGGACATTGCCAAAAAAATAGCCGAGCTCAACATCAAGGGTATTTATCAGCGCAAAGAGTACAAGCGCCAGTACCCGGAAGGCGAGGCTGCGGCCCACATCGTCGGCTTTACGAACGTGGAAGACAACGGCCAAGAGGGCGTTGAGCTGATGTTCAACAAAGAGCTGCTCGGTCGTGCTGGTATGCGCCATGTGATCAAGGACCGATTGGGTAGGGCGGTCGAGAATGTGGGCGAGGTGGTGCCGCCGGTGCCCGGGCGAGATTTGCAGCTCAGCATCGACAGCAAGGTGCAGTTTTTTGCGTACCAGAAGCTGCGGGATGCAGTGACCACCCACAAAGCCAAAGCCGGCAGCGTGGTGGTGTTGGACGCCATCACTGGCGAGGTGCTGGCCTTGGCTAACTACCCCAGCTACACGCCCGACAAGCGCAAGAACCTGACCGGTGAACAGCTGCGCAACCGTGCTCTGACCGACACCTTTGAGCCTGGCTCGGTCATGAAGCCCTTCACGGTGGGCTTGGCGCTCGAAACCGGTCGTGTGAAGCCGACCACGATGATCGACACGGCCCCCGGCACCATCACGATCACGGGCGCGACGATCCGCGACTCTCATCCCCACGGGATGTTGACGGTAGAGCAGGTTCTGCAAGTGTCCAGCAACGTGGGAACGACCAAGCTGGCCATGCAAATGCCCGCGAGCGAAATGTGGCAAACCTTTTCGCAAGCCGGGTTTGGCCAGAAGCCCCAAGTCGAGTTTCCCGGTGTTGTGTCCGGTCGCTTGCGCCCTTACAAATCGTGGCGCCCCATCGAGCAAGCCACGGTCTCGTACGGCTACGGCATGTCTGCGTCCCTGTTTCAAATGGTGCGCTCTTACACCGTCTTTTCACACGGCGGGCAAATCATCCCGGCCACCTTGCTGAAAACCACTACGCCTGCAGTAGGCGTACAGGTGTTTTCCGAGCAAACAGCCGCCCGCGTCCGGCATATGTTGAAAATGGCAGCCGGCCCCGGCGGGACTGCCCCCAAAGCCCAGACGATCGGCTACTCGGTAGGTGGCAAATCCGGTACCGCATACAAGCAGATCGGCAAGGGCTATGGCTCTGACGGCAACCGCAAATACAGAAGCTGGTTCGTGGGCATGGCCCCGATTGAAGAGCCCCGGATCATTGTCGGCGTGATGCTGGATGAACCAAGCGCTGGCAAATATTACGGCGGTGAAGTGGCTGCTCCGGTGTTCAGTGAAACGGTGCAACAAACGCTGCGCATGTTGGGTGTCCAGCCCGATATTGCCGTGCAGCCGCATATCCAGGCTTCGGCGGTCGAGGAGAGCTTCTGA
- the dksA gene encoding RNA polymerase-binding protein DksA codes for MAAATSDDVQAEPARRQEVNAKSGKNSKAKEAPAKVKPAAVKVAAKSAAKPTAKVVAKAPVATPPSSKAAVKTTVPAPVKTTTKTADKAPVKSAAKTAAATPAKTKPAAEKAVVKPVAVATPVVAPAPAVPAKAGRPSSRLAQLTVPSMAQSVASTAAKASYNQSMSSPVIAPVIPAIVKKDAKLANNWKNKTVTEMTDAELLAMPDSEYMNEMQLAYFRLKLTELKRGILASAGETTEHLREDTSVVPDPADRATIEEEHALELRTRDRERKLLKKIEQSIGRIDSGDYGYCDETGEPIGVGRLLARPTATLSLEAQQRRELKQKMFGD; via the coding sequence GTGGCTGCAGCCACCAGCGACGATGTGCAGGCCGAACCTGCCAGGAGACAAGAAGTGAACGCGAAGTCCGGGAAAAATAGCAAGGCCAAAGAAGCCCCTGCCAAAGTCAAGCCAGCTGCCGTCAAGGTCGCTGCAAAATCCGCTGCCAAGCCAACTGCGAAAGTCGTTGCCAAAGCACCTGTCGCTACACCACCGAGCAGCAAAGCCGCTGTCAAAACCACGGTTCCTGCCCCTGTGAAAACAACTACCAAGACTGCTGATAAAGCGCCTGTGAAATCCGCCGCCAAAACAGCTGCTGCAACGCCTGCAAAAACCAAGCCTGCCGCCGAAAAAGCGGTTGTCAAACCGGTGGCCGTTGCCACGCCGGTGGTTGCTCCGGCTCCCGCAGTGCCTGCCAAAGCAGGCCGCCCGTCTTCGCGACTGGCCCAGCTCACGGTGCCCTCTATGGCGCAGTCAGTCGCCTCAACGGCTGCCAAAGCCAGTTATAACCAGTCCATGTCTTCCCCTGTTATTGCTCCCGTAATTCCTGCTATCGTGAAAAAAGACGCGAAACTTGCCAATAATTGGAAAAACAAAACGGTGACCGAAATGACGGATGCTGAACTGTTGGCGATGCCCGACTCCGAATACATGAACGAGATGCAGCTCGCATACTTCCGCCTGAAGCTCACCGAGCTCAAGCGCGGAATTCTTGCGAGCGCCGGAGAGACTACCGAGCATTTGCGTGAAGATACCTCGGTGGTTCCCGATCCTGCGGACCGCGCAACCATTGAAGAAGAGCACGCTTTGGAGCTGCGCACTCGCGACCGCGAACGCAAGTTGCTGAAGAAGATTGAGCAGTCCATCGGACGTATCGATTCTGGCGACTATGGCTATTGCGATGAAACCGGCGAACCTATCGGTGTCGGTCGTTTGCTGGCTCGCCCGACGGCGACGCTCTCTCTGGAAGCGCAGCAACGCCGCGAGCTGAAACAGAAAATGTTCGGGGATTAA
- a CDS encoding UDP-N-acetylmuramoyl-L-alanyl-D-glutamate--2,6-diaminopimelate ligase, with protein MTAFTHPAAVVAWLRARGVQGLTTDSRTLNVTDAFIAWPGVATDPRRFVSAALKQGALACVVDQDGADAFGFDAEKVAPYANLKADSGPIAAEFYGAPSRELALLAVTGTNGKTSTAWWLAQALGQVQGAQAKACGVIGTLGVGRPPALKATGFTTPDPVLLQKTLRSFVDQGLTACAIEASSIGIEEMRMTGTVIHTAIFTNFTQDHLDYHGSMAAYWAAKRSLFAWEGLRAAVINVDDDKGLELAAELASSGVDLWTVGVNRPARLQARDVSHTAKGLAFDVVEGAQVIRMQSHVIGSYNVSNLLGVLATLRAQGIALPEAVAACSTLLPVPGRMECVGGGAAPLVAVDYAHTPDALDQALRALQPVARSRGGRLWCVFGCGGDRDATKRPLMGAVAAAQSDRVVVTSDNPRSERPESIVAQILLGMVECPHVDVQVDRGAAIAQVIAEAAAQDVVLLAGKGHEETQEVAGTKTPFSDMAHAKAALSQRQPTHGVVA; from the coding sequence ATGACGGCTTTCACCCATCCCGCCGCCGTGGTTGCCTGGTTGCGCGCGCGTGGCGTGCAAGGTCTGACGACCGACAGCCGTACCCTCAACGTTACAGATGCCTTCATTGCCTGGCCGGGCGTGGCGACTGACCCTCGCCGCTTCGTGTCAGCGGCGCTGAAGCAGGGCGCATTGGCCTGCGTGGTCGACCAAGACGGGGCCGATGCTTTTGGTTTTGATGCTGAAAAAGTAGCGCCATACGCCAACCTGAAGGCCGACTCCGGCCCGATCGCCGCCGAGTTTTATGGTGCGCCATCCCGCGAGTTGGCGCTGTTGGCAGTGACGGGTACCAATGGCAAAACCAGCACGGCTTGGTGGCTGGCGCAAGCCTTAGGTCAAGTCCAAGGCGCACAAGCCAAAGCCTGTGGCGTGATTGGCACTTTGGGTGTCGGCCGCCCGCCCGCGCTGAAGGCTACCGGTTTCACTACGCCGGATCCAGTGCTGTTGCAAAAGACACTGCGCAGCTTTGTGGATCAAGGGCTCACGGCCTGTGCTATCGAGGCCTCCTCCATCGGCATTGAAGAAATGCGTATGACAGGCACTGTGATTCATACCGCCATCTTCACCAACTTCACCCAAGACCACTTGGACTACCACGGCAGCATGGCCGCCTACTGGGCAGCAAAGCGTTCGCTGTTTGCTTGGGAGGGCTTGCGGGCCGCGGTGATCAATGTGGATGACGACAAGGGCCTGGAGCTGGCCGCCGAGCTGGCAAGTTCCGGCGTGGACCTGTGGACCGTCGGTGTGAACCGGCCAGCCCGATTGCAGGCGCGTGATGTATCCCATACCGCTAAAGGCCTCGCGTTCGATGTGGTGGAAGGCGCGCAAGTCATTCGCATGCAGTCGCACGTCATTGGCAGCTACAACGTGTCCAACTTGCTAGGCGTGCTGGCTACTTTGCGTGCGCAGGGTATTGCACTGCCCGAGGCGGTTGCTGCGTGCTCCACACTGCTGCCTGTTCCGGGTCGCATGGAGTGCGTGGGCGGGGGTGCTGCGCCTTTGGTGGCCGTGGACTACGCCCACACCCCGGACGCTCTGGACCAGGCGCTGCGCGCCTTGCAGCCCGTGGCGCGCAGCCGCGGCGGGCGCTTGTGGTGCGTGTTTGGCTGTGGTGGAGACCGCGATGCCACCAAGCGCCCCTTGATGGGCGCAGTGGCTGCTGCGCAGTCGGACCGTGTTGTGGTGACGAGCGACAACCCCCGCAGCGAAAGGCCTGAGTCCATCGTGGCGCAAATTCTTTTGGGTATGGTGGAGTGCCCGCACGTGGACGTGCAAGTGGACCGCGGCGCAGCCATCGCCCAAGTGATTGCCGAGGCCGCTGCACAAGACGTGGTCTTGCTCGCGGGCAAAGGCCACGAAGAGACCCAAGAAGTGGCCGGCACCAAGACGCCGTTTTCTGACATGGCGCACGCCAAGGCGGCGCTGTCACAGCGCCAGCCCACCCACGGAGTTGTTGCATGA
- the mraZ gene encoding division/cell wall cluster transcriptional repressor MraZ produces MFQGASSLSLDAKGRLSVPTRHRDVLSATAAGQLTITKHPHGCLMVFPRPEWEKFRERIAALPMSAQWWKRIFLGNAMDVEMDGTGRVLISPELRESAGIAKDTMLLGMGNHFELWDKATYDEQEAKAMQGDMPDVFKDFSF; encoded by the coding sequence GTGTTCCAAGGGGCTTCGTCTCTCAGTCTTGATGCCAAGGGTCGCCTGTCGGTGCCGACACGGCATCGTGACGTCTTGAGTGCGACGGCTGCCGGACAACTCACGATCACCAAGCACCCCCACGGCTGCCTGATGGTTTTCCCGCGTCCGGAGTGGGAAAAGTTCAGGGAACGTATCGCTGCATTGCCGATGTCGGCGCAGTGGTGGAAGCGGATTTTTTTGGGAAATGCCATGGATGTCGAGATGGATGGCACCGGCCGCGTGCTGATCTCGCCTGAACTCCGGGAGTCCGCAGGTATTGCCAAAGACACCATGCTGCTTGGCATGGGCAATCATTTTGAGTTGTGGGACAAAGCGACCTACGACGAACAAGAGGCCAAGGCGATGCAGGGTGACATGCCCGACGTCTTCAAGGACTTTTCTTTTTAA
- the hslV gene encoding ATP-dependent protease subunit HslV, whose amino-acid sequence MEQFHGTTIISVRRKTAAGVQVAIGGDGQVTLGNIVVKGTARKVRKLYHGKVLAGFAGATADAFTLFERFEAKLEKHQGHLVRAAIELTKDWRTDRVLRKLEAMLAVADKDASLIITGNGDVLEPENGIVTIGSGGAYAQAAAVALLNHSDLPAADIVKRSLEIAGELCIYTNMHHTIETL is encoded by the coding sequence ATGGAACAATTTCACGGAACGACCATCATCAGTGTGCGGCGCAAAACAGCTGCGGGTGTTCAGGTCGCAATCGGCGGTGACGGACAGGTCACTTTAGGCAACATCGTAGTCAAGGGCACTGCCCGCAAAGTGCGCAAGCTCTATCACGGCAAAGTGCTGGCCGGCTTTGCAGGTGCTACGGCGGATGCCTTCACTTTGTTTGAGCGTTTTGAAGCCAAGCTCGAAAAGCACCAAGGTCATTTAGTGCGGGCGGCGATTGAGTTGACCAAGGACTGGCGCACCGATCGCGTTTTGCGCAAGCTGGAGGCGATGTTGGCGGTGGCGGACAAAGATGCGTCGTTGATCATTACAGGAAACGGAGATGTGCTCGAGCCTGAAAACGGGATCGTCACCATCGGTTCCGGTGGCGCGTATGCCCAAGCCGCGGCGGTTGCCTTGCTCAACCACTCTGATCTGCCGGCCGCGGATATTGTGAAGCGCTCACTCGAAATTGCAGGTGAGCTGTGCATCTACACCAATATGCACCACACCATCGAAACCCTGTAA